Proteins co-encoded in one Methyloterricola oryzae genomic window:
- a CDS encoding class I SAM-dependent methyltransferase encodes MTRIPVPSLDPRRYAETFAVFVDHSLEYPQMLDTLLSVTRSRLRDGFRLLDIGAGTGQVIQSYRQNGGIRPGLYVAFEPNPRHLEQLAGTLAGLGIEHAIHAEPFRLDTPLTQAFDLVLFSHSLYWMPDPALHMLHAATALIEGGLALAFIGGPYGVHAMFPLFENLLERTTPMLQNNAVSSHEVVQGLRAQGVEPEVQFLPTPIDLTGMFEPDAAAQLAEFISFCMQLEFTCLPAWLQRDMIQYVRGGCVSQDGRLYWYLPTAAILLSR; translated from the coding sequence ATGACCCGGATTCCCGTCCCCTCCCTGGACCCGCGCCGCTACGCCGAAACCTTTGCGGTCTTCGTGGACCATTCCCTCGAATACCCGCAGATGCTCGACACGCTGCTGAGCGTGACCCGAAGCAGGCTGCGGGATGGCTTCCGCCTGCTCGACATCGGCGCCGGCACTGGCCAGGTGATCCAGAGCTACCGGCAGAATGGGGGAATCCGTCCCGGCCTGTATGTGGCGTTCGAACCCAATCCCCGGCATCTGGAACAACTTGCAGGCACTCTCGCCGGCCTGGGTATCGAACACGCCATCCATGCCGAGCCGTTTCGCCTGGATACCCCGTTGACGCAGGCTTTCGATCTGGTCTTGTTCTCCCACAGCCTCTACTGGATGCCCGATCCCGCACTGCACATGCTGCATGCCGCGACGGCGCTGATCGAGGGTGGCCTGGCCTTGGCCTTCATCGGCGGACCCTATGGGGTGCACGCCATGTTTCCGCTGTTCGAAAATCTGCTGGAGCGCACGACGCCCATGCTGCAAAACAATGCCGTCAGCAGCCATGAGGTGGTGCAAGGGCTGCGGGCGCAGGGCGTGGAACCGGAGGTCCAGTTCCTGCCGACGCCTATTGACTTGACTGGCATGTTCGAGCCCGACGCCGCGGCGCAACTGGCCGAATTCATCTCATTCTGCATGCAGTTGGAATTCACCTGCCTGCCCGCCTGGTTGCAGCGGGACATGATCCAGTACGTGCGTGGTGGCTGCGTCTCCCAGGACGGCCGCCTTTACTGGTATCTCCCTACCGCCGCGATCCTGCTGTCACGCTAA
- a CDS encoding metallophosphoesterase family protein: protein MRCLLVSDLHYTLRQFDWVLNQADTCDVVVIAGDHLDIASAVDFQAQITVIVTYLRRLRARTQVIVCSGNHDLDAQNEADEKFARWILKLRQFDVPTDGDSLERNGTLFTVCPWWDGPVACQSVAEQLERDSTREKARWVWVYHAPPDESPTSWGGRQSFGDSQLTQWIRQFQPDMVLTGHIHQSPFKSGGSWADRIGATWVFNPGRQIGPTPTHVILDTQERRAFWSSLAGMEQVCLDQDLMRPIPALERPPPWLIGTNRDSAGNPACGPRSAD from the coding sequence ATGCGCTGCCTGCTGGTCTCTGATCTGCACTACACGCTGAGACAGTTCGACTGGGTCTTGAACCAGGCTGATACCTGCGACGTGGTCGTGATCGCGGGAGATCACCTCGATATAGCCTCGGCGGTCGACTTTCAGGCGCAGATCACCGTCATCGTCACCTATCTGCGCCGGCTCCGCGCCCGCACGCAGGTCATCGTCTGCTCCGGCAACCACGATCTGGACGCGCAAAATGAAGCCGACGAAAAGTTCGCCCGCTGGATCTTGAAGCTACGGCAATTCGATGTACCCACCGACGGGGACAGCCTGGAAAGAAACGGCACGCTATTCACCGTCTGCCCCTGGTGGGACGGCCCGGTTGCCTGCCAGAGCGTCGCGGAGCAATTGGAGCGCGACAGCACGAGGGAGAAAGCGCGCTGGGTCTGGGTTTATCACGCACCGCCGGATGAATCGCCCACCAGTTGGGGAGGGCGGCAGTCCTTCGGCGACTCGCAGCTCACCCAGTGGATACGACAGTTCCAGCCAGACATGGTGCTCACCGGCCACATCCACCAGTCGCCATTCAAGAGCGGCGGCTCCTGGGCAGACCGTATCGGCGCCACCTGGGTATTCAACCCAGGCCGCCAGATCGGCCCCACGCCGACCCACGTGATACTGGACACCCAGGAACGACGGGCCTTCTGGTCCTCATTGGCCGGCATGGAACAAGTCTGCCTAGATCAGGACCTCATGCGGCCGATCCCCGCCCTCGAACGCCCGCCTCCATGGCTTATAGGGACGAATCGGGATAGCGCTGGGAACCCGGCGTGTGGGCCTCGATCTGCTGATTGA
- a CDS encoding NAD-dependent malic enzyme translates to MSDSPNASYSFTLRVKLPTRAGSLGVVTTAIGADGGDIGAIDIVGFADGCMLRDITVNATSSPHAERIVGSVRRLPEVDVVNVSDRTFLMHLGGKIEVVSRVPLKTRDDLSMAYTPGVARICEAIHRMPEKAFTLTIKRNTVAVVTDGTAVLGLGDIGPAAALPVMEGKAMLFKEFAGVDAFPICLSTRDPDEIVRTVKAMATGFGGINLEDISAPRCFEIEERLQQELDIPVFHDDQHGTAVVVLAALMNATKLVGKPLDSLKVVVNGVGAAGVACSKIILAAGVRNVIGCDREGAIYAGRKEDMNDSKIWYAENTNPFGERGRVHHVLKGADVFLGLSGPGVLTAADLKNMAMDPIVFAMANPVPEIMPEQAAGLVAVMATGRSDYPNQINNVLCFPGIFRGALNCRASRINEPMKLAAAGAIAAIIQDHELHPEYIVPSVFDKRVAEAVAHAVEDAATASGVARRVAGHGEGHGESG, encoded by the coding sequence ATGAGCGACAGCCCCAATGCCAGTTACAGTTTTACCCTTCGCGTCAAACTGCCCACCCGTGCCGGCAGCCTCGGCGTGGTTACCACGGCCATCGGTGCCGACGGTGGCGACATCGGCGCCATCGACATCGTCGGCTTCGCGGACGGCTGCATGCTGCGCGACATCACAGTCAATGCCACGTCGAGCCCGCACGCCGAGCGGATCGTGGGCTCGGTCCGGCGGCTGCCCGAGGTGGACGTGGTCAACGTATCCGACCGCACTTTCCTGATGCACCTCGGGGGCAAGATCGAGGTCGTTTCCAGGGTGCCGCTGAAAACCCGGGATGATTTGTCCATGGCCTACACGCCGGGCGTCGCGCGCATCTGCGAGGCGATACACCGGATGCCGGAGAAAGCCTTTACCCTGACGATCAAGCGCAACACCGTGGCTGTCGTTACCGACGGGACCGCCGTGCTGGGGCTGGGCGATATCGGGCCGGCGGCGGCGCTGCCGGTCATGGAAGGCAAGGCCATGCTATTCAAGGAGTTCGCCGGCGTGGATGCCTTTCCCATCTGCCTCTCCACGCGCGACCCTGACGAGATCGTGCGCACGGTGAAGGCCATGGCCACCGGCTTTGGCGGCATCAACCTGGAGGACATCTCGGCGCCGCGTTGCTTCGAGATCGAAGAGCGCCTGCAGCAGGAATTGGACATACCGGTGTTTCACGACGACCAGCACGGCACTGCGGTCGTGGTGCTGGCTGCCCTGATGAATGCCACCAAGCTGGTCGGCAAGCCGCTGGACAGCTTGAAAGTTGTCGTCAACGGGGTGGGTGCGGCGGGCGTCGCCTGCAGCAAGATCATCCTGGCGGCCGGCGTGCGCAATGTCATCGGCTGTGATCGGGAAGGGGCGATCTACGCCGGACGCAAGGAAGACATGAATGACTCCAAGATCTGGTACGCGGAGAACACCAATCCCTTCGGCGAGCGCGGCAGAGTGCATCATGTGCTCAAGGGTGCGGACGTGTTTCTCGGATTGTCCGGTCCCGGCGTGCTGACGGCGGCCGATTTGAAGAACATGGCCATGGACCCCATCGTTTTCGCCATGGCCAACCCGGTGCCCGAGATCATGCCCGAGCAGGCGGCGGGGCTGGTTGCCGTCATGGCGACCGGCCGCTCCGACTACCCCAACCAGATCAACAATGTCCTGTGTTTTCCCGGCATCTTCCGCGGGGCCTTGAACTGCCGTGCCTCGCGCATCAACGAACCCATGAAGCTGGCCGCCGCAGGCGCCATCGCCGCGATCATCCAGGATCACGAACTGCACCCGGAATACATCGTGCCCTCGGTCTTCGACAAGCGGGTGGCGGAGGCCGTGGCGCATGCCGTCGAGGACGCCGCGACTGCTTCGGGTGTCGCGCGGCGGGTGGCAGGGCATGGTGAGGGCCACGGGGAAAGCGGCTGA
- a CDS encoding alginate export family protein, whose product MLRLRLTPWRWGSLFALGIAAPTIALALSPTQASSKEPASGSRPPAEEKTAAAPSTNTADVQPLPKEPPRRWSLTAADSQRFDWLTGKDRFDWPSEYNARKTLGLPDWLSLGLEYRVRYETLDAPFAKGQTGGQHQIPMQTVLWLEANYESFRAGVEFWDARQVGTDRNPSLSTTMVDVADFTQIYGAWSTRNLFETGLGFEFKGGRQTLDLGSRRLVARNAFRNTTNSFTGVLMRLRDGAGAWQVQAFGVQPVVRLPDEKEQLRNNDYAWDQEQQDAVFTGLFAEFNGLPWSSRGEAYLYYLGEDADSSNKRRLFTPGIRWFRQAKAGAWDFEGESAAQTGSRIDTIYNATTGSSSKEDVSVEAFLEHLQLGYTFDVPWQPRLLVQYDYASGGSSDNGNTSHSFDTLFGARRWEYGPTGILGLFARNNISSPGARIFVTPHRDVSSFLAYRAWWLADSRAAWQPANLVDPTGKSGDFIGHTIEFSTRWDALENISFEGGWTYLIKGDFAKNAPGAPTNHDNVNYLYVQTELRF is encoded by the coding sequence ATGCTGCGCTTACGCCTAACCCCATGGCGTTGGGGGTCCTTGTTCGCACTGGGGATCGCCGCGCCGACCATCGCCTTGGCTCTGAGCCCGACCCAGGCATCATCTAAAGAGCCTGCATCGGGATCCAGACCACCCGCCGAGGAAAAAACTGCTGCCGCACCGTCCACGAATACCGCCGACGTCCAGCCACTGCCAAAAGAACCACCGCGGCGCTGGTCGTTGACCGCAGCGGACAGCCAGCGCTTCGACTGGCTGACCGGCAAGGACCGCTTCGACTGGCCCTCGGAATACAACGCCAGGAAAACCTTGGGATTGCCGGATTGGCTTTCGCTCGGCCTGGAATACCGTGTTCGCTACGAGACCCTGGACGCGCCCTTCGCCAAAGGCCAAACCGGCGGCCAGCACCAGATTCCCATGCAGACGGTGCTGTGGTTGGAGGCCAACTACGAATCTTTCCGTGCCGGGGTCGAATTCTGGGACGCGCGCCAAGTCGGGACCGACCGCAATCCGTCGCTCAGCACCACCATGGTGGACGTGGCGGATTTCACGCAGATCTACGGCGCCTGGAGCACGCGGAATCTCTTCGAAACCGGGCTGGGCTTCGAATTCAAGGGTGGCCGCCAGACCCTCGACCTCGGCAGCCGCCGCCTGGTCGCCCGTAATGCCTTTCGTAACACCACCAATTCGTTTACCGGCGTGCTGATGCGGTTGCGGGACGGAGCGGGGGCCTGGCAAGTGCAGGCCTTCGGCGTGCAGCCCGTGGTTCGCCTGCCCGACGAGAAGGAGCAGTTACGCAATAACGACTATGCCTGGGATCAGGAACAACAGGACGCCGTCTTCACGGGTCTGTTCGCGGAATTCAATGGACTACCCTGGAGCAGCCGTGGCGAGGCCTATCTGTATTACCTGGGAGAAGACGCCGACAGCAGCAACAAGCGCAGGCTGTTCACGCCGGGCATCCGCTGGTTCCGTCAAGCCAAGGCCGGCGCATGGGATTTCGAGGGGGAAAGCGCTGCCCAAACCGGTAGCCGCATCGACACGATCTATAACGCGACTACTGGCTCCAGTTCCAAGGAGGATGTCTCGGTGGAAGCCTTCCTGGAGCATCTGCAACTGGGTTACACCTTCGATGTGCCCTGGCAGCCCAGGCTGCTCGTGCAATACGACTACGCCTCCGGCGGAAGCAGCGACAACGGCAACACCAGCCACTCCTTCGATACGCTGTTCGGCGCACGGCGCTGGGAATACGGGCCTACCGGCATCCTGGGCCTGTTCGCGCGCAACAACATCAGTTCCCCCGGCGCCCGGATCTTCGTCACGCCCCACCGCGATGTCTCGTCATTCCTGGCCTACCGGGCATGGTGGCTGGCCGACAGCCGGGCGGCCTGGCAGCCCGCCAACCTGGTGGACCCGACCGGCAAGTCTGGTGATTTCATCGGTCATACCATTGAGTTTTCGACACGCTGGGATGCACTGGAAAACATATCCTTCGAAGGGGGCTGGACCTATCTGATCAAGGGCGACTTCGCCAAGAATGCTCCCGGCGCCCCGACCAATCACGACAACGTCAATTACCTCTACGTGCAGACGGAACTGCGTTTCTGA
- a CDS encoding glycogen/starch/alpha-glucan phosphorylase, producing the protein MTAREDARVNASPELTDAPEPEESVPMMSPSLDVKRTTPMDKEEIKRAFLDNLFYVQGKFPVLATQHDYYMALAHVIRDLLLHRWVSSASVYTAEKARTVCYLSAEFLMGPHLGNNLLNLGMGEQIRQALAELGLSLDELMQEEAEPGLGNGGLGRLAACYLDSLATLEIPTLGYGIRYEFGIFEQEIADGWQLERTDKWLRYGNPWDIARPEWAVEVKLGGHTEHYRDAKGEPRVRWKPEQTVVGIPYDTPIAGYRNNTANTLRLWRAEAPESFDVAVFNRGDYYGAVEQKVKSENLTKVLYPNDEQVKGKQLRLEQQYFFVSCSLQDMLRIMRVQHIPLERFHEKFAIQLNDTHPAIAIAELMRLLVDEHGMPWQQAWAITRRSFAYTNHTLLPEALERWPIGIFASLLPRHMEIIYEINAGFLEEVRSRFNGDHDRVGRLSLIDEGGERYVRMAHLACVGSYAINGVAQLHSELLKSDVLRDFYELWPEKFQNKTNGVTPRRWLALSNPSLAGFITANIGEGWVTDLDKLKELERRADDAVFGAKWREIKRLNKHQYAMYLRHKTGVGVDPESLFDVQVKRIHEYKRQHLNILNVIRMYLELKANPNLDIQPRTFLFGGKAAPGYRMAKLIIKLINAVGSVVNRDKSLRNQLKVVFVPNYNVSNGQRIYPVAELSEQISTAGKEASGTGNMKFQMNGALTIGTLDGANVEMLEEVGAENFFLFGHTVDDIQRLQREGYRPFETFERNGILREVFSLLQSGFFAKGDAELFRPLVENLLYSDPFFVLADFQSYADCQDEVGRVYQDAGRWTRMSILNVARSGKFSSDRAIDEYCRDIWNVKPVKTNLLKQHRIMHRSIQ; encoded by the coding sequence ATGACTGCCCGAGAGGATGCCCGCGTGAATGCCAGCCCCGAACTGACCGATGCACCGGAACCGGAAGAATCCGTGCCGATGATGTCGCCGTCCCTGGACGTGAAACGGACCACGCCCATGGACAAGGAGGAGATCAAGCGCGCCTTCCTGGACAATCTGTTCTACGTCCAGGGCAAGTTTCCCGTGCTGGCCACCCAGCATGACTACTATATGGCCCTGGCCCATGTGATCCGAGACCTGCTGCTGCACCGCTGGGTGAGTTCGGCATCTGTCTACACCGCCGAGAAGGCGCGCACGGTCTGCTACCTCTCGGCGGAATTCCTGATGGGGCCGCATCTGGGCAACAACCTGCTCAACCTGGGCATGGGCGAACAGATTCGCCAGGCCTTGGCGGAACTGGGCCTCAGCCTCGATGAACTGATGCAGGAAGAGGCCGAGCCCGGGCTCGGCAATGGCGGCTTGGGACGCCTGGCGGCCTGTTATCTGGACTCCCTGGCGACCCTGGAAATCCCGACCCTGGGCTACGGCATCCGCTACGAGTTCGGCATCTTCGAGCAGGAGATCGCCGATGGCTGGCAGCTTGAACGCACCGACAAATGGCTGCGCTACGGCAACCCCTGGGACATAGCGAGGCCGGAGTGGGCGGTGGAGGTCAAGCTGGGCGGGCACACGGAGCATTACCGTGACGCGAAGGGGGAGCCGCGGGTGCGCTGGAAGCCTGAGCAGACCGTCGTGGGCATTCCCTATGACACGCCCATTGCCGGCTACCGGAACAACACGGCGAACACCTTGCGCCTGTGGCGCGCGGAAGCGCCGGAATCCTTCGACGTGGCCGTTTTCAACCGGGGCGATTACTACGGCGCCGTCGAGCAGAAGGTGAAATCGGAAAATCTCACCAAGGTGCTGTATCCCAACGACGAACAGGTCAAGGGCAAGCAGTTGCGCCTGGAGCAGCAGTATTTTTTCGTCTCCTGTTCCCTGCAGGATATGCTGCGCATCATGCGGGTGCAGCACATTCCGCTGGAGCGGTTCCACGAAAAATTCGCGATTCAGCTCAACGACACCCATCCGGCCATCGCCATTGCGGAACTTATGCGGCTTCTGGTGGACGAGCATGGGATGCCCTGGCAGCAGGCCTGGGCTATCACCCGCCGCTCGTTTGCCTACACCAACCACACTCTGTTGCCCGAGGCGCTGGAGCGCTGGCCTATCGGGATCTTCGCGTCCTTGTTGCCGCGCCACATGGAAATCATCTACGAAATCAATGCCGGATTTCTGGAAGAGGTGCGGTCCCGTTTCAACGGCGACCACGACCGCGTGGGCAGGCTGTCGCTGATCGATGAGGGCGGCGAGCGCTACGTGCGCATGGCCCATTTGGCCTGCGTGGGCAGCTATGCCATCAACGGCGTCGCCCAGCTCCATTCGGAGTTGCTGAAATCCGATGTACTGCGGGATTTCTACGAACTGTGGCCGGAAAAATTCCAGAACAAGACCAACGGCGTCACGCCCAGGCGCTGGCTGGCACTGAGCAATCCGAGCCTCGCCGGTTTCATCACCGCGAACATCGGCGAGGGTTGGGTGACCGATCTCGATAAACTCAAGGAACTGGAGCGGCGGGCCGACGATGCCGTGTTCGGGGCCAAATGGCGCGAGATCAAGCGGCTCAACAAGCATCAATATGCCATGTATCTGCGGCACAAGACCGGCGTGGGCGTGGATCCGGAATCGCTGTTCGATGTGCAGGTCAAGCGCATACACGAGTACAAGCGCCAGCACCTGAACATTCTCAATGTGATCCGCATGTACCTTGAGCTCAAGGCCAATCCCAACCTGGACATACAGCCGCGAACCTTCCTGTTCGGCGGCAAGGCCGCGCCCGGCTACCGCATGGCCAAGCTGATCATCAAGCTGATCAATGCGGTGGGTTCGGTGGTCAATCGGGACAAGAGCCTGCGCAACCAGCTGAAAGTGGTGTTCGTGCCCAATTACAACGTCAGCAATGGCCAGCGGATCTACCCGGTGGCGGAGTTGTCCGAGCAGATTTCCACCGCCGGCAAGGAGGCCTCGGGTACCGGCAACATGAAGTTCCAGATGAATGGCGCCTTGACCATCGGCACCCTGGACGGAGCCAATGTGGAGATGCTGGAAGAGGTCGGGGCCGAGAACTTCTTCCTGTTCGGCCACACGGTGGACGACATTCAGAGGTTACAGCGCGAGGGCTACCGGCCGTTTGAAACCTTCGAGCGCAATGGAATCCTGCGGGAGGTGTTCAGCCTGCTGCAATCGGGATTCTTCGCCAAGGGCGACGCCGAGCTGTTCAGGCCGCTGGTGGAGAATCTGCTGTACAGCGATCCCTTCTTCGTACTGGCGGATTTCCAATCCTACGCGGATTGCCAGGATGAGGTGGGACGGGTCTATCAGGATGCCGGCCGGTGGACGCGCATGTCCATCCTCAATGTCGCACGCTCCGGCAAGTTCTCGTCGGACCGGGCGATCGACGAATACTGCCGTGACATCTGGAACGTGAAACCGGTGAAGACCAACCTGCTCAAGCAGCATCGCATCATGCACCGCTCCATTCAATAG
- a CDS encoding FAD-dependent thymidylate synthase, translated as MNLDPLNDGISAVNYVDHMGDDLRVVNAARVSLDRQSQFECDETGRWLLEEDEKLIVDLAARKHISPFFHPQICLCISMPSYLGKVWWRSTVGVSRSEVFQRYVKASPKLYSPSSWQGSGPDAKTREPEAASDFAVRVEGLYRDAEALYEEALASAISADMAHMLLPQAQYTSWIETGSLYYFSRMFALHGRLGTQESLRAYADCIDRIASGLFPVSWRALIDHVCAT; from the coding sequence ATGAACTTAGACCCCTTGAATGACGGCATTTCCGCCGTGAACTATGTGGACCACATGGGCGATGATCTGCGCGTGGTCAATGCCGCGCGCGTGAGTCTGGACCGCCAGAGCCAGTTTGAATGCGACGAGACGGGGCGCTGGCTGCTGGAAGAGGACGAGAAACTGATTGTCGACCTGGCGGCGCGCAAGCACATCAGCCCGTTCTTTCATCCGCAGATCTGTCTGTGCATCAGCATGCCCTCTTACCTGGGCAAGGTCTGGTGGCGGTCGACCGTGGGCGTGAGCCGCTCGGAAGTCTTTCAGCGCTATGTGAAAGCCAGCCCGAAGCTGTATTCGCCCTCGAGTTGGCAAGGCTCCGGGCCTGACGCCAAGACCCGCGAGCCGGAAGCGGCCTCCGATTTCGCCGTGCGCGTCGAGGGGCTCTACCGCGATGCGGAAGCGCTGTACGAGGAGGCCCTGGCGTCGGCGATATCCGCGGACATGGCGCACATGCTGCTGCCCCAGGCCCAGTACACCAGTTGGATAGAGACCGGCAGCCTCTATTACTTTTCCAGAATGTTCGCCCTGCACGGGCGGCTTGGGACCCAGGAAAGCCTTCGGGCCTATGCCGACTGCATCGACAGGATCGCCAGCGGTTTGTTTCCTGTCTCCTGGCGCGCCCTGATCGACCACGTCTGCGCGACCTGA
- the ypfJ gene encoding KPN_02809 family neutral zinc metallopeptidase, which yields MRLEDERESENIEDRRGSPVRLGGGRRSIGLGGILIALAAIYFGADPALVLSLLEGGAPIEQRQPAPRLGNSGEEQGQTRVFVSKVLASTEDVWQSLFSRAGQAYREPTLVLFSGATNSACGLGQAAMGPFYCPPDQKVFLDLRFFDELQRDFGAPGDFAQAYVIAHEVGHHVQNLLGIASKVHGLQQRSRPEQANRLSVALELQADCLAGVWANHAQKMRNILEPGDIEEGLRAASAVGDDTLQRRGQGYVVPESFTHGSAEQRASWFQRGFKAGAVQACNTFEG from the coding sequence ATGCGACTTGAGGATGAACGCGAAAGTGAAAACATCGAGGACCGTCGCGGTTCCCCGGTCCGACTGGGCGGCGGGCGCCGCTCGATTGGCCTGGGAGGTATCCTGATTGCCCTTGCGGCCATCTATTTCGGGGCGGACCCTGCCCTTGTCCTGAGCCTGCTGGAAGGCGGCGCTCCCATCGAGCAGCGACAGCCGGCCCCGCGCCTCGGGAATAGTGGAGAGGAACAAGGCCAGACACGCGTCTTCGTATCGAAGGTGCTGGCCAGCACCGAGGATGTCTGGCAGAGCCTGTTCAGCCGGGCCGGGCAGGCGTATCGGGAACCCACCCTGGTGCTTTTTTCCGGGGCAACGAACTCGGCCTGTGGTCTTGGGCAAGCCGCTATGGGACCCTTTTACTGCCCGCCGGATCAGAAAGTCTTCTTGGATCTGCGCTTCTTTGACGAGTTGCAGCGCGATTTCGGTGCGCCCGGGGACTTTGCGCAAGCCTACGTAATCGCCCACGAGGTGGGGCACCACGTGCAGAACCTGCTCGGCATTGCGTCCAAGGTTCACGGCCTTCAACAGCGTTCGCGGCCCGAGCAGGCGAACCGCCTCTCGGTTGCGCTGGAACTGCAGGCGGATTGTCTCGCCGGTGTGTGGGCCAACCACGCCCAGAAGATGCGCAATATTCTCGAACCCGGCGATATCGAAGAAGGCTTGCGCGCCGCAAGCGCGGTGGGCGATGACACCTTGCAGCGGCGCGGACAGGGTTACGTCGTGCCGGAGAGCTTCACCCACGGCAGCGCCGAGCAACGCGCAAGCTGGTTTCAGCGGGGCTTCAAGGCCGGCGCGGTCCAGGCTTGCAATACCTTCGAGGGGTGA
- a CDS encoding cyclic nucleotide-binding domain-containing protein produces the protein MSTVLDYCKELPEARFEAEAVLMREGGRECKLYILIEGEVAVLKGDILVNTQSEPGTIFGELSVLLDVPHTATVKAVQPTRAYVVDNAQRFLQSTPEIAFHLSRLLAKKLNSITGYLVDLKKQFEDQEDHLGMVDEVLESLLNQQIEAHTPGSQRYPDSSL, from the coding sequence ATGAGTACAGTGCTGGATTACTGCAAAGAACTGCCGGAAGCTCGTTTCGAAGCCGAAGCCGTCCTGATGCGGGAGGGAGGTCGGGAATGCAAGCTCTACATCCTGATCGAAGGGGAAGTGGCTGTGCTGAAGGGTGACATCCTGGTGAATACCCAATCCGAGCCGGGGACCATCTTCGGCGAGCTTTCGGTGCTGCTAGACGTGCCGCACACCGCGACGGTCAAGGCGGTGCAGCCCACCCGCGCCTATGTCGTGGATAACGCCCAAAGGTTTCTGCAGTCGACGCCGGAAATCGCGTTCCATCTCTCCCGGCTGCTGGCCAAGAAGCTCAACAGCATCACCGGCTACCTGGTCGATCTGAAAAAACAGTTCGAGGACCAGGAGGACCACCTGGGTATGGTGGATGAGGTCCTGGAAAGCCTGCTCAATCAGCAGATCGAGGCCCACACGCCGGGTTCCCAGCGCTATCCCGATTCGTCCCTATAA